AGTAATTGGGTGTAATTGGGTGTAAGTGTGGGTAAAAAATATTCCCCCAATAGAACAATCAGCATACAGAAAATGTGGTTATTTAACATAAATATGCATTTTTATTGACAATAATTTATAATATTAGCGTTATTATTGACATTTCTCGGTAAATAAAGGCCTTATGAGCACTTCTATTGACAACCTCCCCCTCCTTCTCTTTAGCTCAGCAGAGGACAAAGCTAATGCTCAGCGAGTCTCTCGCTTAGCAAGGGCTGGGCGTTTGCGTAAGATTCATAGCGGTGTTTATACGAGCGATCTTGAAAGCCCTCTCGAGCAAATCATCAGGCCTCATTGGCAAAAAATTGCCGAACATCTCTATCCAAATTCAGTTGTAGCCTACCGCTCCGCGCAACTAGGAAAGCCTGATGATCAAGGCAATATCTTTCTAGTTCATGGCAAGCGGGTACGCACGATTGAGCTTCCCGGTCTTAAGTTACATATTTTGCCGGGTGCGCCTGCCATTCAGAATCACAGCCCTTCGGTAAATGATATACCTTATGGAAAACTCTTTTTTTCATCAGAAGCAAGAAGACTTTTAGAAAATCTCTACACCGGCAAAGGTTCCGAGATTCGCACGATGGGACGCCCATGGGTAGAGTCACACCTAAGCAAGCTTTGCACAATTCATGGGGAATACAAACTCAATGCCTTACGTGATGATGCCAAATCCATTGCTAGCGAACTTGGTTTAGATGCTCAATTTAAAGCCCTGACGAACATTGTTTCCGCCTTAATGCAAACTGGCAAGACTCGCTCATTGCGCGCTGCGGATGCCCTCGCCCGAGCCACTGGCAAGCCGTACGATCCAGATCGCATTGAGATTTTTGAAACTCTATTTACCGCCTTAAGACAACCGCTTCCCCTCTTTGCAGACCCAACCAAGGCTGGGATAAGCACATTTAACTTTGCCTTCTTTGAATCCTATTTCTCAAACTACATTGAGGGCACTACATTTACCGTTGAAGAAGCCACAGAAATTATTTTTGACGGCAAGATTATTCCTAAGCGCAATGAAGATTCACATGATGTGCTAGGTACCTTTAAAGCCATCATAGAGCAACCCTTCCGCTCTAAGCTCCCTAAGAATGAAGATGATTTCTTAGCATGGCTACAACAATGCAACCACCAAATACTTTCTAGCCGACCAGATAAAAATCCAGGCCAGTGGAAAGAACAATCTAATCAAGCAGGCAATACCATCTTCGTGCACCCTGAGCTGGTAAAGGGAACATTGCGCGAAGGCTTTAAACGAGTCACCTTACTTGAGGATCCTTTTGCGCGCGCATTAATGGCTATGTTTGTTGTTACCGAGGTTCATCCATTTATGGATGGCAATGGCAGAACTGCGCGCTTAACTATGAATGCCTACTTAACCCAAGCCTCCGCTTGTCGCATCATCATTCCTACCGGGTATCGTGAAGATTACCTTTTGCCGCTCAAGGCGCTGTCGCAAAACAATGATCCAACCCCATTCGTACGCTCGATGACTCGAGCATGGAACTGGACTGCTGGATTTGACTATTCTGACTTTGCCAAACTCTGGGAAAAAATGAAGGCTTGTAATGCCTTTACGGACAACCCCTCCCAATACCAATTGCTTGATCCGCACGATATAAGCTAATTTATTGACCTAAATACTTTAAATATGCATTTTTATTGACATAATTGGATATTTAACCGGGAAATAGACCATTTTATTGACGCGAATTCTCATCAGCCCGTGCCACGGTGGACGGCAATTAACTTCTAATGCATAGAGCGCACGAGCCCCACATAAACCTCTCGAGAATCAGCAGACCATTCAATGAGATTGCACAAATGAAATTTGGGGGTAACTTTTGAAATTCGTACCTTTTTGGTAGTGCTTAACCTATTGTTTTTGATCTAGAAAATGGGATTTAGTACGATCTCAACCGACTCAATAAATTTGAGCAATGTTTTCGTAGTGGGTAGAAAGGTGGGTAGATGGGCCACAAAAACAAAGAGTCTTATGAATAGGGACTCTGCTGTTGTATATGGCGGAAGAGGTGAGATTCGAACTCACGGACCTTTGACAGTCGGCAGTTTTCAAGACTGCTGGTTTAAACCGCTCACCCACTCTTCCTTTTGAACTAAACAATGATTATAAAGAACTTTTGATTTGCCCCTCTAAATGCATGGCAATTGCTAGGCTTGCCGTCAGCCCAGGTGACTCAAAGCCATATAAATTATAGAGTCCTTGCAATCCATGGTCGTGTGGGCCGTTAAAACAAAAGTCTCCTGCGGGAGCATTTGGAGGCACGATTTTTGCTCTAATACCAGAGTAGTCGGGCTGTAAGGCACCATCTTTAAGTTGTGGCCAATAATGACGCACGGCCTCATAGAAACCCTCACCTCTTCTAGGATCAACTGTGTAGTCCACTTCCTCTTCTGCTTGGATATCTAGCCATTCCACATCGGGACCAAACTTAGCCTGTCCACCCATATCTAAAGTAAAGTGAACGCCCAGACCACCAGGCTCGGGTATTGGGTAAATCAAATGGGTAAAGGGTGATTTGCCTGAAAGAGAAAAATAATTGCCTTTAGCAAAATATGCTTTAGGAACATTCTCTGTATTCAACCCCTCTATTTTGCGAGCCACTGCAGGCGCACTCATACCGGCACAATTGATGAGGAGTTTAGTCTGCAAGCTCATACCATCCACACCTCCAATCTCCAGCTCAAAGCCACCTTCTGCATTGACGCCTATTGGGATTGCTTTCAACAAAGGGGATTGGTAAGCAATCATGCCACCGGCATCCTCAAAGCCACCCAATAGTGAAAGCATGTAGCCGTGACTATCGACGATGCCCGTGGTGGTGGATAAGATTGCGGCTACGCATTGGAGATTGGGCTCCAGAATGTTTGCCTCTTCTCCCGAAATCATTTTAATCCCAGGCACCTCATTATTTTGCGCCTTAAACAGAATCGCCTGCAAATCGTGTATCTGAGTTTCATCATTAGCAACAATTAGCTTGCCATAGGGCCTAGTAGCAACCTGATGAGTACGACAGTATTCATACAAGAGATGATTGCCTGCAACACAAAGTTTGGCTTTCAGCGAGTCCTTTGGATAGTAAATCCCAGCATGAATCA
This DNA window, taken from Polynucleobacter sp. MWH-UH25E, encodes the following:
- a CDS encoding Fic family protein yields the protein MSTSIDNLPLLLFSSAEDKANAQRVSRLARAGRLRKIHSGVYTSDLESPLEQIIRPHWQKIAEHLYPNSVVAYRSAQLGKPDDQGNIFLVHGKRVRTIELPGLKLHILPGAPAIQNHSPSVNDIPYGKLFFSSEARRLLENLYTGKGSEIRTMGRPWVESHLSKLCTIHGEYKLNALRDDAKSIASELGLDAQFKALTNIVSALMQTGKTRSLRAADALARATGKPYDPDRIEIFETLFTALRQPLPLFADPTKAGISTFNFAFFESYFSNYIEGTTFTVEEATEIIFDGKIIPKRNEDSHDVLGTFKAIIEQPFRSKLPKNEDDFLAWLQQCNHQILSSRPDKNPGQWKEQSNQAGNTIFVHPELVKGTLREGFKRVTLLEDPFARALMAMFVVTEVHPFMDGNGRTARLTMNAYLTQASACRIIIPTGYREDYLLPLKALSQNNDPTPFVRSMTRAWNWTAGFDYSDFAKLWEKMKACNAFTDNPSQYQLLDPHDIS
- a CDS encoding NAD(P)/FAD-dependent oxidoreductase; this translates as MERVDCVVIGAGVIGLAIAREMALQGRETILLERENAFGTVSSARNSEVIHAGIYYPKDSLKAKLCVAGNHLLYEYCRTHQVATRPYGKLIVANDETQIHDLQAILFKAQNNEVPGIKMISGEEANILEPNLQCVAAILSTTTGIVDSHGYMLSLLGGFEDAGGMIAYQSPLLKAIPIGVNAEGGFELEIGGVDGMSLQTKLLINCAGMSAPAVARKIEGLNTENVPKAYFAKGNYFSLSGKSPFTHLIYPIPEPGGLGVHFTLDMGGQAKFGPDVEWLDIQAEEEVDYTVDPRRGEGFYEAVRHYWPQLKDGALQPDYSGIRAKIVPPNAPAGDFCFNGPHDHGLQGLYNLYGFESPGLTASLAIAMHLEGQIKSSL